A single Flavobacterium sp. 1 DNA region contains:
- a CDS encoding NAD(P)/FAD-dependent oxidoreductase, with translation MLLKNKQVAIIGGGPGGLTLARLLQLKNVNVKVYERDLNKNARVQGSPLDLHDESGLAAIHKANLFDEFKNNFLPGADKMLIVDESATIFMSDYETNRDEDFGNEYFRPEIDRGVLRKILLESLQPETVEWDSHFISMEAQNEGWLLHFKNGSTAYADIVIGSDGANSKIRPYITDIKPFYSGITMLEGNIYQSKKTTPNIDSLLKGGKIMAFGNTKNVLLGQKGGGDLGFYASFKADENWATNSRLDFADKTQILEWFKKDYPEWSCIWYELFENVAAPFIPRPIYCVPLNQTWKSLPNATIIGDAAHVMPPFAGEGANMAMLDALELNEFLTSDNCNSIQEAITLYELQMHERATKAAQESLENGEKMHSKVALKTMLAFFGGQ, from the coding sequence ATGTTACTAAAAAATAAACAAGTCGCAATCATAGGCGGCGGTCCCGGCGGACTCACATTAGCAAGACTTTTACAATTGAAAAACGTAAATGTAAAAGTGTATGAAAGAGATTTGAATAAAAATGCACGAGTGCAAGGTTCTCCACTGGATTTGCATGATGAATCGGGTTTGGCAGCCATTCATAAAGCCAATTTATTTGACGAATTTAAAAATAATTTTCTGCCGGGTGCAGATAAAATGCTTATCGTAGACGAAAGCGCAACAATATTTATGAGCGATTACGAGACGAATAGGGATGAGGATTTTGGGAATGAATATTTTCGCCCGGAAATCGACCGCGGTGTCTTACGAAAAATATTGCTCGAGTCCTTACAGCCAGAAACGGTTGAATGGGACAGTCATTTTATTTCGATGGAAGCACAAAACGAAGGCTGGTTATTGCATTTCAAAAACGGCTCAACCGCTTACGCAGATATTGTAATTGGTTCTGATGGCGCCAATTCTAAAATCCGACCGTATATCACCGACATCAAACCATTCTATTCCGGTATAACGATGCTGGAAGGCAATATTTACCAATCCAAAAAAACAACACCAAATATCGATTCCTTGCTAAAGGGCGGAAAAATAATGGCATTTGGAAACACAAAAAATGTATTGCTTGGACAAAAAGGCGGCGGTGATCTTGGTTTTTACGCAAGTTTTAAAGCTGATGAAAACTGGGCTACTAACAGCAGACTGGATTTTGCTGATAAAACACAAATATTGGAATGGTTTAAAAAAGATTATCCCGAATGGAGCTGTATTTGGTACGAACTATTCGAAAATGTTGCAGCGCCTTTTATCCCGCGCCCGATTTATTGTGTACCCTTAAATCAAACTTGGAAATCTTTGCCTAATGCAACAATCATTGGCGATGCCGCACATGTTATGCCCCCTTTTGCTGGAGAAGGCGCCAATATGGCGATGCTTGATGCATTGGAGCTAAATGAATTTCTAACGTCTGATAATTGTAATTCGATACAAGAAGCAATTACTTTGTATGAATTGCAAATGCATGAAAGAGCAACAAAAGCGGCACAGGAATCGCTTGAAAATGGAGAGAAAATGCACTCGAAAGTGGCATTGAAGACAATGCTGGCTTTTTTTGGCGGTCAATAA
- a CDS encoding DUF6265 family protein, translated as MFQKIAPILLLLVIVSCKNSEANEKDKIKSANWLLGKWETKTDDGNLSESWKRINDSTFQAESFFIKEKDTLHFETITLQQKGEELFYNATVKGQNENKAVTFKMTIGTQKQLVFENPKHDYPQKITYTQINKDSLVASIYGVQLGKISAEKFGMKKDSIVK; from the coding sequence ATGTTTCAAAAAATAGCTCCAATATTGCTTCTGTTAGTTATTGTTTCCTGCAAAAACTCTGAAGCAAATGAAAAAGACAAAATAAAATCAGCCAACTGGTTATTGGGAAAATGGGAAACCAAAACTGACGACGGTAATCTTTCTGAAAGTTGGAAACGCATAAACGACAGTACTTTTCAAGCAGAATCTTTTTTTATCAAAGAAAAAGACACACTGCATTTTGAAACCATAACATTACAGCAAAAAGGAGAAGAATTATTCTATAATGCTACTGTAAAAGGTCAAAACGAAAACAAAGCCGTTACTTTTAAAATGACTATTGGAACACAAAAACAACTGGTTTTTGAAAACCCAAAACACGATTATCCTCAAAAAATTACCTACACACAAATTAACAAAGACAGCCTTGTCGCATCAATTTATGGTGTTCAACTCGGGAAAATAAGCGCTGAAAAATTCGGAATGAAAAAAGATTCGATAGTCAAATAA
- a CDS encoding AraC family transcriptional regulator: MSTILKRYTSKSEHMNDGFYYKFILPDKSIADFVENIGMFHNRSDKVKEVVLMPDGRVDLFFLKSDLAPFQITLIGLETVPEQRIIPPHTLAFKVSFKPLGVEYILQTSVASFLNSAKILPKDFWDINADDLKDFDAFQKKIALKINEVLPNKIDERKCKLFELIYASNGEIKVETLSKEIAWNSRQINRYFNKQFGLSLNAFCKILRFKASLQHIAKGKLYPELDFTDQTHFIKEIKKFSGVVPSELLKNKNDRFILLSVLKEQ, from the coding sequence TTGTCCACCATTTTAAAGCGATACACTTCTAAGTCAGAACACATGAACGATGGCTTCTATTACAAATTCATCCTGCCAGACAAGTCGATTGCTGACTTTGTGGAAAATATTGGGATGTTTCATAACCGATCAGACAAGGTAAAAGAAGTAGTTCTAATGCCTGACGGAAGAGTTGATTTATTTTTCCTGAAATCCGACTTAGCACCTTTTCAGATTACGCTAATTGGTTTGGAAACAGTACCGGAACAAAGAATTATTCCGCCACACACTCTTGCCTTTAAAGTCAGCTTTAAACCGCTTGGGGTCGAATATATTTTACAGACTTCTGTTGCCTCTTTTTTAAATAGCGCAAAAATTCTTCCGAAAGACTTTTGGGATATCAATGCCGATGATTTGAAAGATTTTGATGCATTTCAAAAAAAAATAGCTCTAAAAATAAACGAAGTTTTGCCCAACAAAATTGACGAAAGAAAATGCAAACTTTTCGAATTAATTTATGCTTCAAACGGCGAAATAAAAGTAGAAACACTTTCAAAAGAAATAGCTTGGAACAGCAGGCAGATCAACCGTTATTTCAATAAGCAATTTGGACTTTCATTAAACGCATTTTGTAAAATTTTACGCTTCAAGGCCTCCTTACAGCATATTGCCAAAGGCAAGCTGTACCCAGAACTCGACTTCACAGATCAAACACATTTCATCAAAGAGATTAAAAAATTTTCAGGCGTAGTTCCAAGCGAATTATTAAAAAATAAGAATGACCGATTTATACTATTATCCGTCCTGAAAGAACAATAA